A genomic window from Actinomycetota bacterium includes:
- a CDS encoding MFS transporter → MAIGLLITSVALLGVFVVVELRSRAPIMPFRIFRLRNLRTANIIFLLLGASLFSQFFLLSLYMQNILHFSALRTGVAYVATTVTSIVFAGVGQALVTKFGVKPILTVGLGMAALTIGVWYTRLPVDGTYTGNLLVPFLISGAGLGLSFVPGSIAALSSVKPQDAGLASGLLNTSPQIGGAIGLAVAATLATTYTTRFFTSHPGATPSQAIVSGFHVAFVVLAALALAGALVAALFIEGRGVGTGQEPERETVAAEA, encoded by the coding sequence ATGGCCATCGGGCTCCTGATCACCTCGGTGGCCCTGCTGGGGGTGTTCGTGGTGGTGGAGCTCCGCTCGCGGGCTCCCATCATGCCGTTCCGCATCTTCAGGCTTCGGAACCTGCGGACGGCCAACATCATCTTCCTGCTCCTGGGTGCGTCGCTGTTCTCGCAGTTCTTCCTGCTGTCGCTGTACATGCAGAACATCCTGCATTTCTCGGCACTCCGGACGGGCGTGGCCTACGTCGCCACCACGGTCACCAGCATCGTGTTCGCCGGCGTGGGGCAGGCCCTGGTCACCAAGTTCGGGGTGAAGCCGATCCTGACGGTCGGCCTGGGCATGGCGGCGCTGACCATCGGGGTCTGGTACACGAGGCTGCCGGTCGACGGGACCTACACCGGGAACTTGCTGGTCCCGTTCCTGATCAGCGGGGCCGGGCTGGGGCTCTCCTTCGTGCCGGGATCCATCGCCGCGCTCAGCAGCGTGAAGCCGCAGGACGCCGGACTGGCGTCGGGCCTCCTGAACACCAGCCCGCAGATCGGCGGCGCCATCGGACTGGCCGTGGCTGCCACGCTGGCGACCACCTACACCACGCGGTTCTTCACCTCCCACCCTGGGGCGACGCCCTCGCAAGCGATCGTCAGCGGGTTTCACGTGGCGTTCGTCGTGCTGGCGGCGCTCGCCCTGGCCGGCGCACTCGTCGCCGCCCTGTTCATCGAGGGCCGCGGCGTGGGAACCGGGCAGGAACCCGAGCGGGAGACCGTGGCCGCGGAGGCGTAG
- a CDS encoding SRPBCC family protein, giving the protein MTETTVTTQVYRVYIKATPQAIWDAITKPEWTERYGFGGRVEYDLRPGGSYRVPTTEAMKKAGAQMGFPTPDVMVDGEVIEADPPRRLVQTWRMLMDQETEAEGFTRLTYEIEERQGGVTKLTLVHELEGAPKLAALCAGEREAEGAGGGWSWVLSDLKTLLETGAPFAG; this is encoded by the coding sequence ATGACGGAGACGACGGTGACCACCCAGGTCTACCGGGTGTACATCAAGGCGACGCCCCAGGCCATCTGGGACGCCATCACCAAGCCCGAGTGGACCGAGCGGTACGGGTTTGGCGGTCGGGTGGAGTACGACCTGCGCCCCGGCGGTTCGTACCGAGTGCCCACGACCGAGGCCATGAAGAAGGCGGGAGCCCAGATGGGCTTCCCGACCCCGGACGTGATGGTCGACGGCGAGGTGATCGAGGCCGATCCGCCGCGCCGGCTCGTCCAGACCTGGCGGATGCTCATGGACCAGGAAACCGAGGCGGAGGGGTTCACCCGCCTCACGTACGAGATCGAGGAACGCCAGGGCGGCGTGACCAAGCTCACCCTCGTCCACGAGCTCGAGGGCGCCCCGAAGCTGGCCGCGCTGTGCGCCGGCGAGCGGGAAGCCGAGGGCGCCGGCGGTGGCTGGAGCTGGGTCCTCAGCGACCTCAAGACGCTGCTGGAGACCGGCGCGCCGTTCGCGGGCTGA
- a CDS encoding type II toxin-antitoxin system PemK/MazF family toxin produces the protein MNQRRRLRWGVFIVGLDPVAGHEQGGERRALVVSYEPFHGSGLATVCPITTRQATYPNEVVIPAGEAGQTENGVILCHQVRTVSVMRFQRLVGFVLDPRVRGHVRQSLARHLGLDVPGSSDGATGSESIDSS, from the coding sequence GTGAACCAGCGACGCCGGCTCCGCTGGGGTGTCTTCATCGTCGGGCTCGACCCGGTGGCCGGACACGAGCAGGGCGGGGAGCGCAGAGCTCTCGTGGTCTCGTACGAGCCCTTCCATGGATCCGGCCTGGCCACGGTGTGTCCGATCACGACCAGGCAGGCGACCTATCCGAACGAGGTGGTCATTCCAGCGGGCGAGGCCGGCCAAACCGAGAACGGGGTCATTCTCTGCCACCAGGTTCGGACGGTCTCCGTCATGCGCTTTCAGCGGCTGGTCGGATTCGTCCTTGATCCGAGGGTCAGGGGCCATGTTCGCCAGAGCCTGGCCCGACATCTCGGGCTGGACGTCCCGGGATCCTCCGACGGAGCGACCGGCTCCGAGTCGATCGACTCGTCTTGA
- a CDS encoding helix-turn-helix domain-containing protein, giving the protein MTDDDRIFKALADPTRRFLLDRLFERDGRTLTQLESELEMTRFGVMKHLRVLEEAGLVVTRRAGREKLHFLNPVPIRLIHDRWIDKYRERQVSALAELKTELEKETG; this is encoded by the coding sequence GTGACCGACGACGACCGGATCTTCAAGGCGCTGGCCGACCCCACCCGTCGCTTCCTGCTCGACCGGCTGTTCGAGCGTGACGGCCGCACGCTCACGCAGCTCGAGTCGGAGCTGGAGATGACGCGGTTCGGGGTCATGAAGCACCTGCGGGTCCTGGAGGAGGCTGGCCTCGTGGTCACGCGCCGGGCCGGACGGGAGAAGCTGCACTTCCTGAACCCCGTGCCCATCCGGCTGATCCACGACCGGTGGATCGACAAGTATCGGGAGCGCCAGGTCTCGGCGCTGGCAGAGCTCAAGACCGAGCTCGAGAAGGAGACGGGATGA